A genomic segment from Cervus elaphus chromosome 14, mCerEla1.1, whole genome shotgun sequence encodes:
- the ELK4 gene encoding ETS domain-containing protein Elk-4 — MDSAITLWQFLLQLLKEPQNDHMICWTSDNGEFKLLQAEEVARLWGIRKNKPNMNYDKLSRALRYYYVKNIIKKVNGQKFVYKFVSYPEILNMDPMTVGRVEGDCEALSLSELSSSSSKDVENGGKEKPPQPGAKTSSRNDYIHSGLYSSFTLNSLNSSNRKLFKSIKVENPAEKLAEKKSPQEPTPSVIKFVTTPSKKPPVEPPAASISAGPGISPSSEETIQALETLASPRLPSLEAPTSASGVTAPFTTTPPVSSVSPLQEPPRTPSPPLSSNPDMDTDMESVASQPMQLPENLSLEPKDQDSALQEKDKTNSSRSKKPKGLELAPTLVITGSDPSPLGILSPSLPTASLTPALFSQTPILLTPSPLLSSIHFWSTLSPVAPLSPARLQGANTLFQFPSVLNSHGPFTLSGLDGPSTPGPFSPDLQKT, encoded by the exons ATGGACAGTGCTATCACCCTGTGGCAGTTCCTCCTTCAGCTCCTCAAGGAGCCTCAGAACGATCACATGATCTGCTGGACCTCTGATAATGGGGAGTTCAAGCTTTTGCAGGCAGAAGAGGTGGCTCGTCTCTGGGGCATTCGAAAGAACAAGCCTAATATGAACTATGACAAACTCAGCCGAGCCCTCAGATACTACTATGTGAAG AATATCATTAAAAAAGTGAATGGTCAGAAGTTTGTGTACAAGTTTGTCTCATACCCAGAGATTTTGAACATGGACCCAATGACAGTGGGCAGGGTTGAGGGGGATTGTGAAGCTTTAAGCCTCAGTGagctcagcagcagcagttccaAAGATGTGGAGAATGGCGggaaagagaagccaccacagccTGGTGCCAAGACCTCGAGCCGCAATGACTACATACACTCCGGCTTATATTCTTCTTTTACTCTCAACTCTTTGAACTCCTCCAATAGGAAGCTTTTCAAATCTATAAAGGTTGAGAATCCAGCTGAGAAATTGGCAGAGAAAAAGTCTCCTCAGGAGCCAACTCCATCTGTTATCAAATTTGTAACAACACCTTCAAAAAAGCCACCAGTTGAACCTCCTGCTGCCTCCATTTCAGCTGGCCCAGGTATTTCTCCATCTTCAGAAGAAACTATCCAAGCACTGGAGACTTTGGCTTCCCCCAGACTGCCTTCCCTGGAAGCACCAACTTCTGCATCAGGAGTTACTGCCCCTTTTACCACCACACCTCCTGTTTCGTCCGTGTCCCCTCTGCAGGAGCCTCCTAGAACTCCTTCACCACCGCTGAGTTCCAACCCAGACATGGACACAGACATGGAATCAGTGGCTTCTCAGCCAATGCAGCTTCCAGAGAACTTGTCCCTGGAGCCTAAAGACCAGGATTCAGCTTTGCAAGAAAAGGACAAAACTAATTCATCgaggtccaagaaacccaaagGGTTAGAGCTGGCACCGACCCTTGTGATCACGGGCAGTGATCCAAGTCCACTGGGAATATTAAGCCCATCTCTCCCTACAGCTTCTCTTACGCCAGCGCTTTTTTCGCAG ACTCCCATCTTACTGACTCCAAGCCCCTTGCTCTCCAGTATCCACTTTTGGAGTACTCTCAGCCCTGTTGCTCCCCTGAGTCCAGCCAGACTACAAGGTGCTAACACACTTTTTCAG tttccttCTGTGCTGAACAGTCATGGGCCGTTCACTCTGTCTGGCCTGGATGGACCTTCTACCCCTGGCCCATTTTCCCCAGATCTACAGAAAACATAA